The Phycisphaerales bacterium AB-hyl4 genome contains a region encoding:
- a CDS encoding M28 family peptidase, which translates to MPHPPALPLRWLTLLAAACTLAACAGPSIYRHADDATAEQFQTYVDHLAHPDMEGRGVGYAGLDVARDYLVDYYTTLGLEPAYRTADDGELSYIQPFSMAHHPHLDHGVERDHDADDVPHDLLQTTAHNVAGYIPGRGALADEIIVIGAHYDHLGYGEVGSLLRQDDLPALHPGADDNASGTAGMMLLAERAMQRAADHPEHDRRTLLFVGFSGEEWGLIGSMHMVNHPDELAVDFDQIVAMINLDMVGRLDRELTVFGLASGDRWRELLITANRGLGMHLIDGGGGIGMSDQTSFYVHRIPVLHFFTGIHEDYHRPTDTADRINAPGGALVVQLIDRLTTLLEREPERMAFTGTGDPHAGMRDAHGQPMQGIGRAQLGVIPDYTTLDGEQGAGITATMPDSPAERVGLEPGDLIKQWNDEPVHNVRTLTTLLRDAEPGDPLTLIIERNGETLTLELELGER; encoded by the coding sequence ATGCCACACCCCCCCGCCCTGCCGTTGCGTTGGCTTACCCTCCTCGCCGCAGCCTGCACCCTCGCCGCCTGCGCCGGCCCGTCGATCTACCGCCACGCCGACGACGCCACCGCAGAGCAGTTCCAGACCTACGTCGATCACCTCGCCCACCCCGACATGGAAGGCCGAGGCGTCGGCTACGCCGGCCTCGACGTCGCACGCGACTACCTCGTCGACTACTACACCACCCTCGGCCTCGAGCCCGCCTACCGCACGGCCGACGACGGCGAGCTCAGCTACATCCAGCCGTTCTCCATGGCGCACCACCCGCACCTCGACCACGGCGTCGAACGCGACCACGACGCCGACGACGTCCCCCACGACCTGCTCCAGACCACCGCCCACAACGTCGCCGGCTACATCCCCGGCCGCGGCGCGCTGGCCGACGAAATCATCGTCATCGGCGCTCACTACGACCACCTCGGCTACGGCGAAGTCGGCAGCCTCCTCCGACAGGACGATCTACCCGCTCTACACCCCGGCGCGGACGACAACGCCTCCGGCACAGCCGGCATGATGCTGCTCGCCGAACGCGCCATGCAACGCGCCGCCGACCACCCCGAACACGACCGCCGAACGCTGCTGTTCGTCGGCTTCTCCGGCGAAGAGTGGGGGCTCATCGGCTCGATGCACATGGTTAATCACCCCGACGAACTCGCTGTCGACTTCGACCAGATCGTCGCCATGATCAACCTCGACATGGTCGGCCGACTCGACCGCGAACTCACCGTCTTCGGCCTCGCATCAGGCGACCGCTGGCGGGAGCTGCTCATCACCGCCAACCGCGGCCTGGGCATGCACCTGATCGACGGCGGCGGCGGCATCGGCATGAGCGATCAGACCAGCTTCTACGTCCACCGCATCCCCGTGCTCCACTTTTTCACCGGCATTCACGAAGACTACCACCGCCCCACCGACACCGCCGACCGCATCAACGCCCCCGGCGGCGCGCTGGTCGTTCAGCTCATCGACCGCCTGACCACCCTGCTCGAACGCGAGCCTGAACGCATGGCGTTCACCGGCACCGGCGACCCTCACGCCGGCATGCGCGACGCCCACGGCCAGCCCATGCAAGGCATCGGCCGGGCACAACTCGGCGTGATCCCCGACTACACCACCCTCGACGGCGAGCAGGGCGCGGGCATCACCGCAACCATGCCCGACAGCCCCGCTGAGCGAGTCGGCCTCGAACCGGGCGACCTGATCAAACAATGGAACGACGAGCCGGTGCACAACGTCCGCACGCTCACCACCCTGCTGCGCGACGCCGAGCCGGGCGATCCCCTCACGCTCATCATCGAACGCAACGGCGAAACCCTCACGCTCGAACTCGAACTCGGCGAACGCTGA
- a CDS encoding LacI family DNA-binding transcriptional regulator, whose protein sequence is MTASLALRDTSGTRVSPATRERVRRAAVDLNYVPSLAARSLGRGKTYSLGFICGDICTLSCWLWLW, encoded by the coding sequence ATGACAGCCTCACTGGCCCTTCGGGACACCAGCGGTACGCGCGTGTCGCCAGCCACGCGAGAACGCGTTCGGCGGGCGGCGGTGGATCTGAATTATGTGCCGTCGCTTGCGGCAAGGTCGCTGGGCCGGGGCAAGACTTACTCACTTGGCTTTATCTGTGGCGATATATGTACGCTGTCATGCTGGTTATGGCTTTGGTGA
- a CDS encoding GNAT family N-acetyltransferase: MTEAIRNPEPTDGPRFVRVDPDRQREAIGLLLSGRASGREAAVQPFLDYARQQSLVLDDLWVAVEGETLQAAVLIVPCRGRSGMLFCSPATSWPSEQLAVELLRTACRAQSTDRMRLIQCLLDPPQRRLAGAMRDAGFHDLATLKYMSRRLNRRPRPRSLAGRLPGYRVLHWDDGPVDDFARPILDSYEQTLDCPGLRGLRSIDDVIVGHQSAGVFRPDLWHAIYDDQTPVGAMLINDLPHMDACELVYLGLAVPYRGQGLGKQLLEHALDLVHAAGRGSMILAVDERNEPATRLYRGAGFRETASKRAMVYAFGQPIETSPDEVSRDADGRRP; the protein is encoded by the coding sequence ATGACAGAGGCGATTCGCAATCCCGAACCAACCGACGGGCCTCGCTTTGTGCGGGTCGACCCCGATCGGCAACGCGAAGCGATCGGCCTGCTGCTCAGCGGCCGGGCGTCGGGGCGGGAGGCGGCGGTGCAGCCGTTCCTCGACTATGCCCGGCAGCAGAGCCTGGTGCTTGACGATCTCTGGGTTGCGGTCGAAGGCGAGACGCTCCAGGCAGCGGTGCTGATCGTACCTTGCCGTGGGCGGTCGGGCATGCTTTTCTGCTCGCCTGCGACGAGTTGGCCGAGCGAGCAGCTGGCGGTCGAACTGCTGCGGACGGCCTGCCGGGCGCAGTCGACGGATCGGATGCGGCTGATTCAATGCCTGCTCGACCCGCCGCAGCGCCGGTTGGCGGGGGCGATGCGCGACGCCGGCTTCCATGATCTGGCGACGTTGAAATACATGAGCCGACGCCTCAACCGACGTCCACGGCCGCGCTCGCTCGCCGGGCGTTTGCCCGGCTATCGTGTGCTGCATTGGGACGATGGCCCGGTTGACGACTTCGCCCGGCCGATCCTCGACAGCTATGAACAGACGCTCGATTGCCCGGGGCTGCGCGGGCTGCGCAGCATCGACGATGTCATCGTCGGCCACCAGTCGGCCGGCGTCTTCCGGCCCGACCTCTGGCATGCGATCTACGACGATCAAACGCCCGTGGGTGCGATGCTCATCAACGACCTGCCGCATATGGACGCCTGCGAGTTGGTCTATCTCGGGCTGGCCGTGCCGTACCGCGGCCAGGGGCTTGGCAAGCAGTTGCTTGAACACGCGCTCGACCTGGTGCACGCGGCTGGCCGGGGGAGCATGATCCTCGCCGTGGACGAACGCAACGAGCCTGCCACCCGGCTGTACCGCGGCGCGGGCTTCCGCGAGACGGCGAGCAAGCGGGCGATGGTGTACGCGTTTGGTCAGCCGATCGAAACCTCGCCGGACGAGGTCAGTCGTGATGCAGACGGACGACGCCCTTGA
- a CDS encoding 30S ribosomal protein S1 — MVDQNLIAELELEGNEAEAMLADAFGQDVAEGNLDQLLEGQIADFKPGTILQGKIIGKAGDDFMVEVGLKSEGILDKNEFDEPENVDIGDTVEVLLEQVEGESGTVQISKRKADRIRGWEQIVTTKAEGDTVEGRVMRKIKGGLLVDIGVPVFLPASQVDIRRPSDIGIYIGQTIDAQILKIDEQRRNIVISRRKLIEEERAEKRKKLLESVKEGDIATGVVKNIADFGAFVDLGGIDGLLHITDMSWGRVGHPSDVVKIDQKIEVKILNIDYDKEKIALGLKQKESSPWEDIEKKYPSNTRVKGTVTNIMSYGAFVKLEEGVEGLVHISEMSWTKRINHPSEMVSVGEEVEVVVLDINKDKQEISLGIKQTEVNPWELVAEKYPPGTVVEGKVRNLASYGAFVEIEPGIDGLLHVSDLSWTKKLTHPNELLKKGETISCVVLEVDQQKQRIALGLKQLTEDPWFEAIPTHYQPGMIVRGKVTKITNFGVFVELEDDLEGLLHISELSDHKVENPQEVVKVDEELEVKILRVDVDDRKIGLSLKRAQWTADQEEAVAKQEAKKGPAAGGGGGLGGLGDGGALGTDKITFGQGGVKPSGD, encoded by the coding sequence ATGGTAGATCAGAACCTGATCGCGGAGCTGGAACTCGAAGGCAATGAGGCGGAGGCGATGCTCGCCGACGCGTTCGGCCAGGACGTGGCCGAGGGCAACCTCGACCAGTTGCTCGAGGGACAGATCGCCGACTTCAAGCCCGGCACGATTCTCCAGGGCAAGATCATCGGCAAGGCCGGCGACGACTTCATGGTCGAAGTCGGGCTCAAGAGCGAGGGCATCCTCGACAAAAACGAATTTGACGAACCGGAAAACGTCGACATCGGCGATACCGTCGAAGTCCTGCTCGAGCAGGTCGAAGGCGAATCCGGCACGGTTCAGATTTCCAAGCGGAAAGCTGACCGCATCCGCGGCTGGGAACAGATCGTCACCACCAAGGCCGAAGGCGACACCGTCGAAGGCCGGGTCATGCGAAAAATCAAGGGCGGCCTGCTCGTCGACATCGGCGTGCCCGTCTTCCTCCCCGCCAGCCAGGTCGACATCCGTCGCCCGAGCGATATCGGCATCTACATCGGCCAGACCATCGACGCCCAGATCCTCAAGATCGACGAGCAGCGGCGAAACATCGTCATCAGCCGACGTAAGCTCATCGAAGAGGAACGCGCCGAGAAGCGCAAGAAGCTGCTCGAATCCGTCAAGGAAGGCGACATCGCCACCGGCGTGGTCAAGAACATCGCCGACTTCGGCGCGTTCGTCGACCTCGGCGGCATCGACGGCCTGCTGCACATCACCGATATGAGCTGGGGCCGCGTCGGACACCCCTCCGACGTCGTCAAGATCGACCAGAAGATCGAAGTCAAGATCCTCAACATCGATTACGACAAGGAAAAGATCGCCCTCGGCCTCAAGCAGAAAGAGTCCTCGCCCTGGGAGGACATCGAGAAGAAATATCCGTCCAACACGCGCGTCAAGGGCACGGTTACGAACATCATGTCCTACGGCGCGTTCGTCAAGCTCGAAGAAGGTGTCGAAGGCCTCGTCCACATCTCCGAGATGTCATGGACCAAGCGCATCAACCACCCCTCCGAGATGGTCAGCGTCGGCGAAGAAGTCGAAGTCGTCGTGCTCGACATCAACAAGGACAAGCAGGAAATCAGCCTCGGCATCAAGCAGACCGAGGTCAACCCCTGGGAACTGGTCGCCGAGAAGTACCCCCCCGGCACGGTCGTCGAGGGCAAGGTCCGCAACCTGGCCAGCTATGGCGCTTTCGTCGAGATCGAACCTGGCATCGACGGCCTGCTGCACGTGTCCGACCTCTCCTGGACCAAGAAGCTCACGCATCCCAACGAGCTGCTTAAGAAGGGTGAAACCATCAGCTGCGTCGTGCTCGAAGTCGACCAGCAGAAGCAGCGCATCGCGCTGGGCCTCAAGCAGCTCACCGAAGACCCGTGGTTCGAAGCGATCCCGACCCACTACCAGCCGGGCATGATCGTCCGCGGCAAGGTGACAAAGATCACCAACTTCGGCGTGTTCGTCGAACTCGAAGACGACCTCGAAGGCCTGCTCCACATCTCCGAACTCTCCGACCACAAGGTCGAGAACCCGCAGGAAGTGGTGAAGGTCGACGAAGAACTGGAAGTGAAAATCCTCCGCGTCGACGTGGACGATCGCAAGATCGGCCTGTCGCTCAAGCGGGCGCAGTGGACCGCGGACCAGGAAGAAGCAGTCGCCAAGCAGGAAGCCAAGAAGGGTCCGGCAGCCGGCGGCGGCGGTGGACTGGGCGGCCTCGGCGACGGCGGCGCACTGGGCACGGACAAGATCACCTTCGGCCAGGGCGGCGTGAAGCCGTCGGGCGACTGA
- a CDS encoding zinc-binding dehydrogenase translates to MQARSVQYGRAGGIELIDVTVSDPGPGEVQVQALACGICAWDVHVFQHGFAWDVMPGHEGVGRVVKIGPGVTGLAEGMRVTGHGLGFTEYANLPAAQLHPLPVGGHADEHWIVEPVSCVVTGLDHCQAKAGERVALVGCGFMGLLMLQGLGRSMLEQVVAIDLDAGRLALARQFGATETFNVSESDADAVAEALADRGFDTVVDTTGSQAGLNLASRLVRPGGRLNLFGWNHGTASFPGDLWHMNGITVVNSAPNAALRDPFPPAIRLIERGLLDLKPLVTHVVPLDDYPDLLATAASRNDGYIKGVVRLHHD, encoded by the coding sequence ATGCAGGCACGCAGCGTGCAGTACGGGCGGGCGGGCGGCATTGAACTTATCGACGTGACCGTCAGCGACCCCGGCCCCGGCGAGGTACAGGTGCAGGCGCTGGCTTGCGGGATCTGCGCCTGGGACGTGCATGTGTTTCAGCACGGCTTCGCGTGGGACGTCATGCCAGGCCACGAGGGGGTCGGGCGGGTGGTTAAGATCGGGCCCGGCGTGACGGGGCTGGCCGAGGGCATGCGGGTCACGGGGCATGGGTTGGGTTTTACGGAGTATGCGAACCTGCCCGCGGCGCAGCTCCATCCCCTGCCGGTCGGCGGACATGCGGATGAGCACTGGATCGTCGAGCCGGTGTCCTGCGTGGTGACGGGGCTAGACCATTGCCAAGCCAAGGCGGGCGAGCGGGTGGCGTTGGTGGGCTGCGGGTTTATGGGGTTGCTGATGTTGCAGGGGCTCGGCCGATCGATGCTGGAGCAGGTCGTGGCGATCGATCTGGATGCCGGCCGACTGGCGCTGGCCCGGCAGTTCGGCGCGACGGAAACATTCAACGTCAGCGAATCGGACGCCGACGCGGTGGCCGAGGCGCTCGCCGACCGCGGTTTCGACACGGTCGTCGACACCACCGGCTCGCAGGCGGGGTTGAACCTCGCTTCCCGCCTCGTGCGGCCGGGCGGTCGGCTGAACCTCTTCGGCTGGAACCACGGCACGGCCAGCTTCCCCGGCGACCTGTGGCATATGAACGGCATCACCGTCGTCAACAGCGCGCCCAACGCCGCGCTGCGCGATCCGTTTCCCCCCGCGATCCGCCTGATCGAGCGCGGCCTGCTCGACCTCAAGCCGCTGGTGACGCACGTCGTCCCGCTGGATGACTACCCCGACCTGCTCGCCACCGCAGCATCGCGGAACGACGGCTACATCAAGGGCGTCGTCCGTCTGCATCACGACTGA